The Austwickia sp. genome includes a region encoding these proteins:
- a CDS encoding nitronate monooxygenase, which produces MGVAVSSWQMARSVALAGELGVVSGTALDAVLARRLQDGDPGGHGVRALAHFPDQGMAERVLTRYLRPQGRGGAPYRPHPTLTIEPTRDAVELSLTGNFVEVWLAKEGHRGGIGINFLEKIQMATPAAAVGAMLAGVDYVLMGAGIPREIPRLLRDFAAGRPGELTIDVTGGTRRHVSRVDPVAALGECLPPLALPNFLAIVSLHSLASYLHRDAEIRPDGFVVEGPPAGGHSAPPRGKMQLDADGDPIYGERDLADLRKIADVGLPFWVAGARSTPEAVAEVRAVGAAGVQCGTVFALSTDSGLAPDVRERLMTELRAGTLVVRNDPRASPTGFPFKVAQVAGTVSEQETYAARPRLCDLSYLREPYERGDGSVGYRCPSEPVDVYVRKGGAEADTVGRKCLCNALLANIGLGQERKDGYVERPGITLGQDLEGAQRLLAAHPDGWSALQAVEWLRGSAQ; this is translated from the coding sequence GGGGTGGTGTCGGGCACGGCCCTGGACGCGGTGCTGGCGCGCCGGCTCCAAGACGGTGACCCGGGCGGCCACGGCGTACGGGCGCTTGCGCACTTCCCGGATCAGGGAATGGCGGAGCGGGTGCTGACCCGCTACCTGCGGCCGCAGGGGCGCGGCGGGGCGCCGTACCGGCCCCATCCCACCCTGACCATCGAGCCGACCCGGGACGCGGTCGAGCTGTCGCTCACCGGCAACTTCGTCGAGGTGTGGCTCGCGAAGGAGGGCCACCGCGGCGGGATCGGTATCAACTTCCTGGAGAAGATCCAGATGGCGACGCCCGCGGCGGCGGTGGGGGCGATGCTGGCGGGTGTCGATTACGTGCTGATGGGGGCGGGCATCCCGCGCGAGATCCCCCGGCTGCTGCGGGACTTCGCGGCGGGTCGGCCGGGTGAGCTGACGATCGACGTTACTGGGGGCACCCGGCGGCACGTCTCGCGCGTCGACCCCGTGGCCGCGCTGGGCGAGTGCTTGCCGCCGTTAGCGCTTCCGAACTTCCTCGCCATCGTCTCGCTGCATTCGCTGGCCAGCTACCTGCACCGGGACGCCGAGATCCGCCCCGACGGCTTCGTCGTCGAGGGTCCACCCGCGGGTGGGCACAGCGCGCCGCCGCGGGGGAAGATGCAGCTCGACGCCGATGGTGACCCGATCTACGGCGAGCGTGACCTCGCCGACCTTCGCAAGATCGCGGACGTGGGGCTGCCGTTCTGGGTGGCCGGTGCGCGCTCCACGCCCGAGGCGGTGGCCGAGGTGCGGGCCGTCGGCGCGGCCGGGGTGCAATGCGGGACGGTCTTCGCGCTGTCGACGGATTCGGGGCTGGCGCCGGACGTGCGCGAGCGCCTGATGACCGAGCTGCGGGCGGGCACACTGGTGGTCCGTAACGATCCGCGGGCGTCGCCGACCGGCTTCCCGTTCAAGGTCGCGCAGGTGGCGGGGACGGTCTCGGAGCAGGAGACGTACGCCGCGCGCCCGCGCCTGTGCGACCTGTCCTACCTGCGGGAACCGTACGAGCGCGGCGACGGCTCCGTGGGCTATCGCTGCCCCAGCGAGCCGGTTGACGTCTATGTCCGCAAGGGTGGCGCGGAGGCCGACACCGTTGGCCGCAAGTGCCTGTGCAATGCGCTGCTGGCCAACATCGGGCTCGGGCAGGAACGCAAGGACGGGTACGTCGAGCGGCCCGGCATCACCCTCGGGCAGGACCTGGAGGGGGCCCAGCGGCTGCTGGCCGCCCATCCGGACGGCTGGTCGGCGCTGCAGGCGGTCGAGTGGCTCCGGGGCAGCGCGCAGTGA
- a CDS encoding CpaF family protein, which translates to MPPAVELVEEEVRELVRRAGLDPMVERAALLELVEATVEDYELRSLQGNLPRLTDPAGAIRSVMDAVAGLGPLQRYLDDPEIEEIWINGPHQVFVARGGTAELTTTLLSDEAVRDLVERMLKSSGRRVDLSSPFVDATLPDGSRLHVVIPDVARRHWLVNIRKFVVKAERLTDLVRLGTLPRGAARFLEAAVVAGLNILVAGGTQAGKTTLLNCLAGAIPPRERVVTCEEVFELKLAVRDWAALQCRQPSLEGTGEVPLRRLVVEALRMRPSRLIVGEVRQAESLDLLIALNSGVPGMCTLHANSAREAVLKMCTLPLLAGENVGSRFVVPTVANAVDLVVQLALERDGTRRVREIVGLPGRVENDVVEVADLFVRRGGRLVRAEGYPPHAERFERVGYDLAALLQSGDEDHLPVPTGGGTR; encoded by the coding sequence ATGCCACCAGCCGTCGAGCTGGTCGAGGAGGAAGTGCGGGAGCTGGTACGTCGTGCCGGCCTGGACCCGATGGTCGAGCGGGCGGCGCTCCTGGAACTCGTCGAGGCCACGGTCGAGGACTACGAGCTGCGGTCGCTGCAGGGCAACCTGCCGCGGCTGACCGACCCGGCGGGAGCCATCCGGTCGGTCATGGATGCGGTGGCGGGCCTGGGGCCCCTGCAGCGATATCTGGACGATCCCGAGATCGAGGAGATCTGGATCAACGGACCGCACCAGGTGTTCGTGGCGAGGGGCGGCACGGCGGAGCTGACCACGACCCTGCTGTCGGACGAGGCGGTCCGCGATCTCGTCGAGCGGATGCTCAAGTCCTCCGGGCGGCGGGTCGACCTCTCCAGCCCCTTCGTCGACGCGACGCTGCCCGACGGGAGCCGGCTGCACGTGGTGATCCCCGACGTGGCCCGGCGGCACTGGCTCGTCAACATCCGCAAGTTCGTCGTCAAGGCCGAGCGCCTCACCGACCTGGTGCGGCTCGGCACGCTGCCCCGGGGTGCGGCCCGGTTCCTCGAGGCGGCCGTGGTCGCCGGGCTGAACATCCTGGTCGCCGGCGGCACGCAGGCGGGCAAGACGACGCTCCTGAACTGCCTCGCCGGCGCGATCCCGCCCCGCGAACGCGTGGTGACCTGCGAGGAAGTGTTCGAACTCAAGCTGGCCGTGCGCGACTGGGCCGCCCTGCAATGCCGGCAACCCAGCCTGGAGGGCACCGGCGAGGTCCCGTTGCGGCGGCTGGTCGTGGAGGCGTTGCGGATGCGGCCGAGCCGGCTGATCGTGGGGGAGGTCCGGCAGGCGGAGAGCCTGGACCTGCTCATCGCCCTGAACAGCGGCGTCCCGGGGATGTGTACGCTTCACGCGAATTCGGCCCGCGAGGCCGTCCTGAAAATGTGCACCCTCCCTTTGCTGGCGGGCGAGAACGTCGGGTCTCGCTTCGTCGTGCCGACCGTCGCCAACGCCGTCGACCTCGTCGTGCAGCTGGCCCTGGAACGGGACGGCACGCGACGGGTTCGCGAGATCGTCGGTCTGCCCGGACGCGTCGAAAACGATGTGGTCGAGGTGGCCGACCTCTTCGTCCGCCGGGGTGGCCGGTTGGTCCGCGCGGAGGGGTACCCGCCCCACGCCGAGCGTTTCGAGCGCGTCGGCTACGACCTCGCGGCCCTCCTCCAGAGCGGCGATGAGGACCACCTGCCCGTGCCGACCGGCGGCGGCACCCGATGA
- a CDS encoding type II secretion system F family protein, with amino-acid sequence MTGAVVGLLFGLGVCCVWWSFWPRPVRPPGDHTRRLEVRDDLVLAGFPTATPARLAGACVAAAGTAMVLAWVGTRVLPIAVIFGALVGYLPLAVVRSRARSRRRALREVWPDVVDNLASAVRAGLSLPEAIAQIGSRGPHELRPAFCAFGEDYRATGRFSFCLDRLKASLADPVADRLVESLRIARDVGGSDLGRLLRTLSAFLREDAQTRAELEARQSWTVNAARLAVAAPWLVLGMLATRPESVRAYSSVAGAVVLLAGTAVSLVAYRLMSVLARLPDDERVLR; translated from the coding sequence ATGACGGGCGCCGTGGTGGGTCTCCTCTTCGGCCTGGGGGTGTGCTGCGTGTGGTGGTCGTTCTGGCCCCGTCCGGTGCGCCCGCCGGGCGACCACACCCGGCGCCTGGAGGTGCGTGACGACCTCGTGCTCGCCGGATTCCCGACGGCCACCCCGGCCCGGCTCGCCGGCGCGTGCGTGGCCGCCGCGGGCACGGCGATGGTGCTGGCGTGGGTGGGCACGCGGGTCCTGCCGATCGCCGTGATCTTCGGCGCCCTCGTCGGTTATCTGCCCCTCGCGGTGGTCCGCAGCCGGGCCAGGTCCCGGCGCCGGGCCCTGCGCGAGGTCTGGCCCGACGTGGTGGACAACCTGGCCTCCGCCGTACGGGCCGGACTCTCGCTCCCCGAGGCGATCGCGCAGATCGGCAGCCGTGGCCCGCACGAGCTGCGTCCCGCGTTCTGCGCGTTCGGCGAGGACTATCGCGCCACGGGGCGGTTCTCCTTCTGCCTCGATCGGCTGAAGGCGAGTCTCGCCGACCCCGTCGCGGACCGCCTCGTCGAATCGCTGCGCATCGCCCGCGACGTGGGGGGCAGCGACCTCGGCCGGCTGCTCCGGACCCTGTCCGCCTTTCTTCGGGAGGACGCCCAGACCCGCGCGGAACTGGAGGCGCGGCAGAGCTGGACGGTCAACGCTGCCCGACTCGCGGTCGCCGCCCCGTGGCTCGTCCTCGGGATGCTGGCCACCCGCCCTGAGTCGGTGCGCGCGTATTCGAGCGTGGCGGGCGCCGTCGTCCTCCTCGCCGGCACGGCGGTGAGCCTGGTCGCCTACCGGTTGATGAGTGTGCTCGCCCGGCTTCCCGACGACGAACGCGTGCTGCGATGA
- a CDS encoding type II secretion system F family protein, whose protein sequence is MSVLASLGAVCGALFAAGVVLLWAGAPVRRQPTLIARLEPYLRETTPPNRLLPVAAHRARTPLLRPVLDRLADLIERLLGGAPSVARRQLRAGLPVDVPGFRAAQVTWGAAGAAAGAGLGTAAWLRNPSSVVVAVTAVLIGAVGGVVARDWALTRRVRRREIRMMAEFPTVAELLALSISAGEGTAAALERVCRISSGELARELHGALADARAGAPLPVALQGLAARTGLPGLARFVDGVGIALERGTPLADVLRAQAQDAREEGRRHVLEAAGRKEIQMMIPVVFLVLPVTVLFAVYPGFISLRLTP, encoded by the coding sequence ATGAGCGTTCTTGCCAGTCTCGGAGCGGTTTGCGGCGCCCTTTTCGCCGCGGGCGTGGTCCTGCTCTGGGCGGGGGCCCCGGTGCGGCGCCAGCCCACCCTGATCGCGCGGCTGGAGCCCTACCTCCGCGAGACCACACCCCCCAATCGGCTCCTTCCGGTGGCGGCGCACCGCGCGCGGACACCGCTGCTTCGGCCGGTGCTGGACCGTCTCGCCGACCTCATCGAGCGGCTGCTCGGCGGCGCGCCATCGGTCGCCCGGCGGCAGCTCCGGGCCGGTCTTCCCGTGGATGTCCCGGGTTTCCGGGCCGCTCAGGTGACCTGGGGCGCGGCGGGTGCCGCCGCGGGTGCAGGACTGGGTACGGCGGCGTGGCTGCGCAACCCGAGCTCCGTCGTGGTGGCCGTGACCGCGGTCCTGATCGGGGCCGTCGGGGGAGTGGTCGCCCGGGACTGGGCGCTGACTCGGCGCGTCCGCCGTCGGGAGATCCGGATGATGGCGGAGTTCCCCACCGTCGCCGAGTTGCTCGCGTTGTCGATCAGCGCCGGCGAGGGTACGGCGGCGGCCCTGGAGCGGGTTTGCCGCATCTCCTCCGGGGAGCTCGCGCGGGAACTGCACGGCGCCCTGGCCGACGCCCGGGCGGGCGCCCCGCTCCCGGTGGCCCTGCAGGGTTTGGCCGCGCGGACCGGACTGCCCGGCCTGGCCCGCTTCGTCGACGGCGTGGGGATCGCCCTCGAGCGCGGCACCCCCCTCGCCGACGTCCTGCGGGCCCAAGCCCAGGACGCGCGCGAGGAGGGCCGCCGTCACGTGCTGGAGGCCGCGGGCCGCAAGGAGATTCAGATGATGATCCCGGTGGTCTTTCTGGTGCTTCCCGTCACCGTCCTCTTCGCCGTCTACCCCGGCTTCATCTCCCTGCGCCTGACTCCGTGA
- a CDS encoding pilus assembly protein, with translation MDFVLVAVLVSVLAAGLLQLGLALHVRNTLTWAASEGARAGARVGASPDAGAQRCRELIAASLSPAYAEDVRATRTLDGGVAVVEVQVTAPLPIVALWGPPDAVNTRGRAFAEDQP, from the coding sequence GTGGACTTCGTGCTCGTGGCGGTCCTCGTCAGCGTCCTCGCCGCCGGTCTGCTCCAGCTGGGCCTGGCTCTGCATGTTCGGAACACCCTGACCTGGGCCGCCTCGGAGGGGGCACGCGCCGGTGCCCGGGTGGGGGCGTCCCCCGACGCCGGCGCCCAGCGCTGCCGCGAGCTGATCGCCGCCAGCCTGTCGCCCGCGTACGCCGAGGACGTGCGAGCCACCCGCACGCTCGACGGCGGGGTCGCCGTCGTGGAGGTCCAGGTGACGGCGCCCCTGCCGATCGTGGCCCTGTGGGGCCCGCCCGATGCGGTCAACACCCGTGGTCGCGCCTTCGCCGAGGATCAGCCGTGA
- a CDS encoding pilus assembly protein, whose product MTESPPRVAGEEGAALIEFIVLAVVLLIPTIYLVLTVGRLQAASYAVSTAAREAGRAYVTAPRGSSPQARADAAARLAFADHGFDTGRIAVRCAADPCLTPEARVDVDATVDVPLPLVPAFLADAVPTTIRIEGGYGVTVDRFRETAP is encoded by the coding sequence GTGACCGAATCGCCCCCGCGCGTAGCGGGCGAGGAGGGCGCGGCGCTGATCGAGTTCATCGTCCTCGCCGTCGTCTTGCTCATTCCGACGATCTACCTGGTGCTCACGGTGGGACGCCTGCAGGCCGCGTCGTACGCCGTCTCCACCGCCGCCCGGGAGGCCGGCCGCGCGTACGTGACCGCCCCCCGCGGGTCCTCCCCGCAGGCTCGCGCCGACGCCGCCGCGCGGCTCGCGTTCGCCGACCACGGATTCGATACCGGCCGCATCGCCGTGCGGTGCGCCGCCGACCCGTGCCTGACCCCGGAGGCCAGGGTCGACGTCGACGCCACGGTCGACGTACCGCTTCCGCTCGTGCCCGCGTTCCTGGCGGACGCCGTGCCCACGACGATCCGCATCGAGGGCGGCTACGGCGTGACCGTGGACCGGTTCCGGGAAACCGCGCCATGA
- a CDS encoding phosphatidylserine/phosphatidylglycerophosphate/cardiolipin synthase family protein, with amino-acid sequence MPRFRRPSHASVVRAGAWALGVSTATQVGTAAIVIAVDEVRKHRTSPPGAFPRTPPTTAEVAGSAVTTYTYGEDLYADMLAAIRDARQVILFETFIWKSDDVGETFKRALIDAAARGVQVFVVYDGFANLVVDPRFYRFPATLHVLRFPALRLGMLMLQPRYFGRDHRKILVVDHEVGFVGGYNIGSLYATSWRDTHLKVAGPAVWEIENTFIDFWNEYRGKKHPEIPDRGAREWEPRIRAARNAPNRMLFPVRGLYLDAIDRAVERIYITQAYFLPDREILGSLLAAAKRGVDVRILIPEYSNHIVADWAARGYFAALLKGGVTIWLYRDSMVHAKTATIDGLWSTVGTANIDRLSLLGNHEVNLELFSDEQAAHMEEVFARDLSHCRQLHLNDWQARGLLARVGERILGRMQPLL; translated from the coding sequence ATGCCCAGATTCCGTCGACCGTCGCACGCCTCCGTCGTGCGAGCCGGGGCCTGGGCGCTCGGGGTCTCGACGGCCACCCAGGTAGGGACGGCGGCGATCGTCATCGCCGTCGACGAGGTGCGCAAGCACCGTACGTCGCCGCCGGGCGCCTTCCCCCGAACGCCGCCGACCACGGCCGAGGTGGCCGGGTCCGCCGTCACGACGTACACCTACGGCGAGGACCTCTACGCGGACATGCTGGCGGCGATCCGCGACGCCCGCCAGGTGATCCTGTTCGAGACCTTCATCTGGAAGTCCGACGACGTGGGGGAGACGTTCAAGCGGGCCCTGATCGACGCCGCCGCCCGCGGCGTACAGGTCTTCGTCGTCTACGACGGATTCGCCAACCTCGTGGTCGACCCGCGGTTCTACCGGTTCCCGGCGACGCTGCACGTGCTGCGGTTCCCGGCGTTGCGGCTGGGGATGCTGATGTTGCAGCCTCGCTACTTCGGCCGCGACCACCGCAAGATCCTCGTGGTGGACCACGAGGTGGGCTTCGTGGGCGGATACAACATCGGGTCGCTCTACGCGACCAGCTGGCGGGACACCCACCTGAAGGTGGCCGGCCCCGCCGTCTGGGAGATCGAGAACACGTTCATCGACTTCTGGAACGAATACCGCGGGAAGAAGCACCCCGAGATCCCCGATCGGGGCGCCCGGGAATGGGAGCCCCGGATCCGGGCGGCCCGCAACGCACCGAATCGCATGCTGTTTCCCGTGCGCGGGCTCTATCTCGACGCCATCGACCGGGCGGTCGAGCGCATCTACATCACGCAGGCCTACTTCCTGCCCGACCGCGAGATTCTCGGGTCGTTGCTCGCGGCGGCGAAGCGCGGCGTCGACGTCCGCATCCTGATCCCGGAATACAGCAACCACATCGTCGCGGACTGGGCCGCCCGCGGGTACTTCGCGGCCCTGCTCAAGGGCGGCGTCACGATCTGGCTCTACCGGGATTCGATGGTGCACGCCAAGACCGCGACCATCGACGGCCTGTGGTCCACGGTCGGGACCGCCAACATCGACCGGCTCAGCCTGCTCGGCAACCACGAGGTCAACCTGGAGCTGTTCAGCGACGAACAGGCGGCGCACATGGAAGAGGTGTTCGCCCGCGATCTGTCGCATTGTCGACAATTGCACCTCAACGACTGGCAGGCGCGCGGGCTTCTCGCCAGGGTCGGCGAGCGCATCCTCGGACGCATGCAACCGCTGCTCTAA
- the prfB gene encoding peptide chain release factor 2, producing MATDFPAEIKDLRATMASVREVTDVAKLKAHIEDLERQASAPDLWDDQENAQAVTSRLSRANAELERIEGMDARIDDLEALVEMGQEENDAETMAEAETELRAARTAVGELEVRTLLAGEYDEREAVITIRSGAGGVDAADFAEMLLRMYLRWAERHGYPTAVLDTSYAEEAGLKSATFEVKVPYAYGNLSVEAGTHRLVRISPFDNQGRRQTSFAAVEVIPLIEQTDSIEIPENEIKVDVFRSSGPGGQSVNTTDSAVRMTHIPTGIVVSMQNEKSQIQNRAAALRVLQSRLLLKRQEEEAAAKKALAGNVKGEWGDQMRSYVLHPYQMVKDLRTEYEVGNTAAVFDGDIDAFLEAGIRWKRSLERAEEGSEG from the coding sequence GTGGCCACCGACTTTCCCGCCGAAATCAAAGACCTACGGGCGACGATGGCGTCGGTCCGTGAGGTCACCGACGTCGCGAAGCTCAAGGCGCACATCGAGGATCTGGAGCGGCAGGCGAGCGCCCCGGATCTGTGGGACGACCAGGAGAACGCGCAGGCGGTGACGAGCCGGTTGTCCCGGGCCAATGCGGAGCTGGAGCGGATCGAGGGCATGGATGCCCGCATCGACGATCTCGAGGCGCTGGTCGAGATGGGCCAGGAGGAGAACGACGCCGAGACGATGGCCGAGGCGGAGACGGAACTGCGCGCGGCGCGTACGGCGGTCGGTGAGCTCGAGGTGCGCACATTGCTGGCGGGGGAGTACGACGAGCGCGAGGCGGTCATCACCATTCGGTCGGGCGCTGGCGGCGTCGACGCGGCGGACTTCGCCGAGATGTTGCTGCGGATGTATCTGCGCTGGGCGGAGCGGCACGGCTACCCGACGGCGGTCCTCGACACCAGCTACGCGGAGGAGGCGGGCCTGAAGTCGGCGACGTTCGAGGTCAAGGTGCCGTACGCCTACGGCAACCTGTCCGTCGAGGCCGGCACCCACCGCCTGGTCCGGATCAGCCCGTTCGACAATCAGGGCCGCCGGCAGACGAGTTTCGCGGCAGTAGAGGTCATTCCGCTGATCGAGCAGACCGACTCGATCGAGATCCCGGAGAACGAGATCAAAGTGGATGTCTTCCGCAGTTCCGGCCCGGGCGGCCAGAGCGTCAACACGACGGACTCGGCGGTCCGGATGACGCACATCCCCACGGGCATCGTCGTCTCGATGCAGAACGAGAAGAGCCAGATCCAGAACCGGGCTGCGGCGCTGCGGGTGCTGCAGTCCCGCCTGTTGCTGAAGCGCCAGGAGGAAGAGGCCGCGGCCAAGAAGGCGCTGGCCGGCAACGTGAAGGGCGAGTGGGGTGACCAGATGCGCAGCTACGTCCTGCACCCGTACCAGATGGTGAAGGACCTGCGGACCGAGTATGAGGTCGGCAACACCGCGGCGGTCTTCGACGGGGACATCGACGCGTTCTTGGAGGCGGGGATCCGCTGGAAGCGCTCGCTGGAGCGCGCCGAAGAAGGCAGCGAAGGCTAG
- a CDS encoding alpha/beta hydrolase produces MSLIDLGSAIDQSVHLRLRTVEIRDHSAPAATGIPTIVVAPFVGHATTIADHDAGHSLMAVLRAAGVGPLYLTSWRSATPDMADLGIENYLEDLLVCLDDLGGRANLVGLGLGGWMCALLAARFPERVNALVLAGTPVDGEAVDGPMGRLVVRTPLSTHQSLVRAGRGVLPGEFLFDAWPGLDPAEVGLAPQPDLWDDLAEAERRRQGRDFATWDDETPDLPGRLYLEAIEHLSLRSEFAHGGFPVLGRPADPKAITCPLYLLAGDADAFVPPEQVFAAARLFGTPKDAVRRELVAAGHVGLFMGCTSLAQTWPRVGAWLADLS; encoded by the coding sequence ATGAGCCTCATCGACCTGGGTTCGGCCATTGACCAGAGCGTCCACCTGCGGTTGCGCACGGTCGAGATCAGAGACCACAGCGCCCCCGCCGCCACCGGCATCCCGACCATCGTCGTCGCGCCCTTCGTGGGCCACGCGACCACGATCGCCGATCATGACGCGGGGCACAGCCTGATGGCGGTGTTGCGCGCGGCGGGCGTGGGGCCGCTGTACCTGACGAGCTGGCGCTCGGCCACGCCCGACATGGCGGACCTGGGGATCGAGAACTACCTCGAGGATCTCCTCGTCTGTCTGGACGACCTCGGCGGCCGGGCGAACCTCGTCGGCTTGGGCCTGGGCGGGTGGATGTGCGCCTTGCTGGCGGCGCGGTTCCCCGAGCGGGTCAACGCGCTGGTGCTCGCCGGGACGCCCGTCGACGGCGAAGCGGTCGACGGGCCGATGGGCCGGTTGGTCGTGCGCACTCCGCTGTCGACCCACCAGTCGCTGGTGCGCGCCGGCCGGGGCGTGCTCCCGGGTGAGTTCCTGTTCGACGCCTGGCCCGGCCTGGACCCCGCGGAGGTGGGCCTGGCCCCGCAGCCCGACCTCTGGGACGACCTGGCGGAGGCGGAGCGGCGCCGGCAGGGGCGGGACTTCGCCACCTGGGACGACGAGACCCCGGACCTTCCCGGACGGCTCTACCTGGAGGCGATCGAGCACCTCTCGCTGCGCAGCGAGTTCGCGCACGGCGGGTTCCCGGTGCTGGGCCGGCCGGCGGACCCGAAGGCCATCACCTGTCCGCTGTACCTCCTGGCCGGCGACGCCGACGCGTTCGTGCCGCCGGAGCAGGTCTTCGCGGCGGCGCGGCTGTTCGGGACGCCGAAGGACGCCGTACGTCGGGAGCTCGTGGCC